Proteins found in one Macrobrachium nipponense isolate FS-2020 chromosome 4, ASM1510439v2, whole genome shotgun sequence genomic segment:
- the LOC135211285 gene encoding uncharacterized protein LOC135211285 translates to MNDDNPTRPFESVSADFFVVAGKSFLVVVDRLSGWPVVAPCQGDTTASNTIRIFCRYFREVGVPLRLRNRWRPPNHQRRVQGFMKRWGVRHMVTSPHYPQSNGHAEAAVKSIKHLILKTAPSGNIDCHVSLPTLKHSPKEWQSRPKDCDRRAAARYKQVKTKYDKHAHPLPPLSVGQQVRIQDPTSHRWDKVGTVMGHGRSRDYQIRLPSGRVWWRNRRFLRLVPPTNSDPFLPVPVAPSQDLERESLVSIPPVNPRRSQRLMEKESARECTTSVRGREV, encoded by the exons ATGAATGACGACAACCCGACAAGACCCTTCGAGTCCGTCTCAgccgacttctttgttgttgcaggGAAGTCTTTCCTCGTCGTCGTCGATCGCCTGTCAGGATGGCCTGTTGTCGCACCCTGCCAAGGCGATACTACCGCTTCCAATACTATCAGGATCTTCTGCCGCTATTTCCGTGAAGTTGGTGTCCCCCTTCGCCTAAGGAACAGATGGAGGCCCCCAAATCACCAGCGCAGAGTTCAAGGATTTATGAAGCGATGGGGAGTTCGACACATGGTAACCTCACCCCACTACCCACAATCGAATGGTCACGCTGAAGCCGCTGTGAAGTCGATCAAGCACCTCATCCTCAAAACAGCCCCATCTggcaacattgatt GTCATGTATCCCTGCCCACCCTCAAGCATTCTCCAAAGGAGTGGCAGTCAAGACCGAAAGATTGTGACCGCCGTGCTGCCGCTCGTTACAAGCAGGTAAAGACCAAGTACGACAAGCATGCCCACCCCTTACCCCCGTTGAGCGTCGGACAGCAAGTTCGGATTCAAGACCCGACCTCTCATCGTTGGGACAAAGTTGGCACTGTCATGGGTCATGGAAGGTCAAGAGACTATCAAATTCGTCTCCCTAGTGGTCGTGTGTGGTGGCGTAATCGTCGTTTTCTTCGCCTGGTGCCACCCACTAATAGTGACCCCTTTCTCCCTGTCCCTGTGGCCCCTAGCCAGGACCTAGAAAGAGAGTCCTTAGTCAGTATTCCTCCAGTAAACCCACGTCGTTCCCAAAGACTCATGGAAAAGGAGTCCGCTCGAGAATGCACTACgagcgtgagggggagggaggtgtag